The following DNA comes from Deltaproteobacteria bacterium.
GCCGCTCGAACACCGGGCGGCAGAGGGGTTCCACCGCCTCCGGTGGCGGCCGGGTGTCGGGATTCAGGAAGAAGAGGACGTCGCCGCTCGCGGCGGCGGCTCCGAGGTTGCATCCGGCGGCGAAGCCGCCATTGCGGCGCGCTTCGATCACGGTCGCCCGAGGCAGGGCACGGCGGAGAACGGCCGCCGTCCCGTCGTGGCTCGCGTTGTCGACGATCAGCACCTCGAGCGCGGGGTAGCTGAGCCGCGAGACCGCCTCGCAGAAGGGCGAGATGAACCCGGCGGCATTGAAGGTGACGGTCACGAGCGAGACGCGCGGCCGCGGGCCGGGTGTCATGCGGTGTGGCGCCGGTTGCGGATGCGCGGAGGATACCAGCGTGCGTCCAACGTGGGCAAACTCGGCGTCGCTCGGCTCGTTGACCAGGTAGCCGCCGATCGCTGCGATTGACATCCGCGGACGCGCTCGCCATTAGCGCTGGGCGGTACGGCCGTTCGCCGGTCGCACGCCTCCGGGGGCCTGCCGCTCGCACGACGTGAACGTCTTCGACCTACCGTTCGATCAGTACCAGCGCTATCGCGCGGTGTCCGATCTCCTCGCCTCGGCCGACGCTGGTCCACCCGGCCTCGTGCTCGAGGTCGGCGGCGGCTTCGAGAGCCGCCTGTCGGCGTTTCTTCCCGAGACCGAGGTCGTCATCGCGGATCTCGAAGTCGCGCCCGGGACCACCTTCGTGCGGCCGGTCCGTGCCGACGGATGCCGCCTGCCGTTTCGCGACCGCACCTTCCCGGCCGCGATCACGATCGACACGCTCGAACACTTGCCCGCCGAGACCCGGCCCGCGCTCCTCCGCGAGCTGCGGCGGGTGACGACGGGACCCGTCATCACGGCATGCCCGGTGAGCAGCGTGGAGAGCGTTGCGGCCGAGCTCGCGCTCGGGGCCTGTTACCGGGCCCTCTTTGCGACGGACCACCGCTGGCTCGCCGAGCACCTGGCGCGCGGGCTGCCCACCGCGGCGGAGATCGAGGCCGTGCTCGCCGGCTTCGGCGGCGCCTGGCGCAGCCAGTGGAACGGCTACCTCCCCGAGTGGGAGCCCCTGATGTTCCTTCATCTGGTCTTCGACGAGATGCCCGGGGGGGCGGCGGACGTTGCCGCGGTGCGCGCGCTCGACGCGCTCTACAACGAACGCCTCTACCCCTTCTCGAACCGCCCGCCAGCCTATCGCATGGTGTGGATTCACGTCCCACGGGCGGCGGAGCTGCCGCCGGTGCGGGCGGAAGAAGCGAGCGCGCCACCGGCGGAAGCGCGGCTGGCGTTCGACGCCGCGCTGCGAGCGGCCGCCGAGGCGGTGAAGGGGGGTCGCCATCGCGAGCGGGTGAACGCCGACCGCAGTCGAGTGGAGCGGCTCCGGGTCGAGACCATCGCAGAACGCGACCGGCTGCGAGCGGAGGTCCACCGTCTCCGCGCCGAGCAGGAGCGGCTCGAGATCGACCGACGTGCGTGGATCTCGGAATGTGAGTACCTGCAACGGCGGTGCAGCGTGCTCACCGAGGAGCGCGCGGAGGTCGACGCGGAGCGCGACGCCCTGAGGGCGCAGGTCGGTGAGCTCCGCTGGCGGCTCGGCCGCCTCTGGCCGCTCGACCGTGTTGCCGACGTGGTCGCGCCCGTGGTGCGCCCGCTGCTGGCATCCGTGCGTCGCCGCCAGCGCCGCGGCTCCAATCCCTACGGAACCAACGTGCAGGCGCGGCTCACGAGCTCCCAAGCGGCCGTGACCAAGAGCACGCCGACGCTGACAATACTCGTGAGCGTGCGGGATGGCACGAGAGAGGAAGCCCTCCAGCGGACGCGGCAGAGCATTCGGGAGCAAAGCGCCCCGCCACTCGAGGCCCGAGAAGTCCGGCCCGTGCCCTCAGGGCTGGCAGACATCAAGGGCAGCCACGTGGCCTTCGTGCTCCCCGGCGATCGCCTCGCACCGAATGCCTGCGCCGAGATCACTCGGGCGCTCGACGAGCACCCCGACGCGACGCTCGTCTACACCGACGAGGACGAGTGGCCCCCACGCGGCCAGCGGCAGAACCCACAGTTGAAGCCGGCGTGGGACCCCGAGCTCGCACGAGCGGCCGGATATCCGGGCTCGCTCGCCTGCTACCGGCGTGACCTGCTGGCGCGGGTTCCGTCCGGCTTGTCGGTTGCCGAGATCGGCTATGCGCTCACGCTCGCCGCGACGGAACACGAGGAGCGACTGGTGATCCACGTGCCGCTCGTCCTCTATCACGGCGACCCGGCCAACCGCGGGCGCAGACGCATCGATCCGGGCGCGGCGGCGCCTCAGGCCCTGCTGGCGGCACACCTCGAGCAATGTGGAGAGAATGGGCGGGTGATCCCGGCCGGCCCGGGCTTCCGGATTGCGCGCCCTGTCGATCCCCACACGTGCGCGACGATCGTGATCCCGTACTGCGACGGCCCCGACCTGACCGCCCGGTGCGTCCAGAGCCTTCTCTCTCACACCCGTCACCCGAGCTGGGAGATCGTCTTCGTCGACAACCGCAGCACGGATCCGCGGGCCGAAGAGGTCGTGACGGGGCTGATCAGGACCTATCCGGACTGCGTCCGCCGGCTGCGCTATCCCTTGCCTTACAACTTCAGCGCTATGAACAACCTCGCCGCGAGGCAGGCCCGCGGCGACGTCCTGGTCCTGCTCAACAACGACACCGAGATCCTCACCGACGACTGGCTCGAGCAGCTCGTTTCGCTCGCCAACCGGCCCGCGGTGGGGGCGGTCGGCGTGCTGCTCTTCTATCCCGACGGCCGCATCCAGCACTGCGGCGTCGTGCTCGGCATGGGCAGCTGGCCTGGCCGAGCGCACGGTGTGGCCGGGCTCCTCTTTCGCGGCTGCCGACCCGAGGAGGCCGATCCGCTCTTGTACGCCTACGACCGGCGGGCCGGGGCGGTGACGGCGGCCTGCGTCGCGATCCGTCGTGACCGCTACCTGGAGGCGGGCGGCCTCGATGAGGCCTTGCGCAACGACTTCAACGATGTCGACCTGTGCCTCAAGCTTGCGGCCCGCGGCTGGCACACGCTCTACACGCCACACGTGCAGGCGACACACCACGAGTCGGCAACCCGTAGCTACCGCGCGCTGGACACGCGTGAGGTCGAGCTCATGTTCGAGCGCTGGGGCGACCGCCTGGCTGCTGATACCCACGTGAGCCCGCACTTCGACCGTACGACGCTGCGTCCGCCACTGGCGATGCGGTCGTCGGCGGGCTCTCATGACGCGCGGCGTCTGGTCGGCGATTCCGCCTCCAGATGATGGCAAGGACCGTACTCCGGACGCCCGCAGACGAGCTTCCGTTACCTCCCCGCAGTCCTTTACAAGGGATACTGATGTCGCCCCGTGCGGGCTGTGCGGTGACCCTGGCCATGGCGGCGCTTGTCGGTCTCGTCCGCGGGCACGCCTGCCACATACCCGATCGGGATGACGTCACGCTCCGCCCGCCATCCCTCGCTGTCGAGGGGGTGTTCTATGGAGTGCACCGCGATGGCTGAGCCCGACCGCCGCCCGCCGGACGCCCGCGCGGCCTTCTTCCTCTACCTAGCGAGCCTCCAGCGTCCCAAGGTGCTCGAACTCGGTACCAAGCGCTCCATTCCCGACCGCGGCACGAGCCACAAGGAAGAGATACTCCGCTTCAACCCGACGGCCGTCCACGTTGGTGCCGATGTCGAGCCGGGGTTGGACGTCGACGTCGTAGTTGACGCACACCGGCTCACAGAAAACTTCCCGCGCGCCACATTCGATGCTTTCATCGCCGCCTCGGTCTTCGAGCACCTTCGATGGCCTTGGCTCGCCGCGTTGGAGCTGAATAGGGTTCTCAAGGTTGGGGGTATCGGCTTCGTACAGTCCCACCAGTCCTTTCCGATTCACGCATACCCCGCTGATTATTGGCGCTTCAGTACGGAGGCCTGGGGGGCGCTCTTCTGTCCCGAGATGGGCTGGCGGGTGGTGTCCGCGAACTACGACTTCCCCTGTCGTGTTGTCCCACTGGTCGAGGTCGCTGTGTGGAACGAGACTTCGCCGTCCTATCTCAACTCCTCGGTGTGCGTGCAGAAGACTGCCGAAGTGTCGCGTGGGCGTTTCCGCTGGCGCGTAGACCTCGATGCCGCGGTCGCAGTGGGGTCTGATCCGAATGGCATGCCGTTCCCTCAGGCTCCTCCCGAGCCGTGGTGGTATACGGTCTATCGCCGTCTTGCGCCCCTCGTTCCCCGCGCGGTTCGCCGCAGGGGCCGGCGCTGGCTGGACCAGCGCGCGGCGCGCGGCTGACTCGCGTCACCGTCGGGCCTACTCGATCACGCGGAAGGCCAATCTTCTTTCGTCCCAACTATAATAGTTCAATCCTCGTTATCCGACGCTGACCCCCGCCGGCCCCTGCTTCAGGACCCGGAGCCCCGGTCCGGAGCCGCATATACGGACGAGTAGTTCCGTCGGAAGCTTCTCGAATGCCTCCAGGGCGCCCTCCTGCCTACCGTTCGCCCAGAGTCCCCAAAAAATGGCTCCGAACCTGCCGACCTCAGGATCTCCGAGCCCCGGTTCGCCACCGATCACCCTGCGCTACCCGGCGCCATCCCCTGGCCCGCTACCCATAAGCGCATAAAAGGTCGGACGCTTCGAGCCGGACGCGACAGTGCGGAAGAACCCCAGATCCCGGTTGATCCTTACGGCCTTTGCCAGCGCCAGCCGTTGATGACGATTGGATCGGCGACCGGTGCGGTCCCCCATCCGAAATAGAGCCAATACTGCTGTGGGGACCCGGGCACGGGAAAGGCATGCCCGGTCTGGGCGCGATAATTGGGAGCACCGTTGATTCCCGGAAACGAGGAGTCGTCGACGAAGGTGATTCCATCGGTGGATTTCAGCCGATTGATCCTAAATGGCGTACCGGAGTCGTAGAGCATCTCGTATCCGCTCGCGGTTTTCAGAACGTCGGGATTGACGTGATAGGGAAGGACCACACGGATCGGCGAGGTTGCCCGGAAGAAGTCCACCTGCGGGTTGATAGTGGCGCGTTGGACCGACCCGTCGGTTGCCGGGTCGTTGGTGTTGACGAAGAAATAGAGGTAGACGAGGCTCTCGCTGATCTTGACCGCCGATGGCGACCAGGCTCCGCCGTTGTTCAGACCGTTGTTAATCCCGATGACCAACTGCGGCGTAGACCAGGTGACACCGTCGTAGCTCGTGGCGCCGTAGGTGACGTTGTGCCCCGTCGTGTAACAGTCCGTGACGGTGGTGCAGCCAGTGAGATACATCAAATACACGAGCCGCGCGGAGGGGCTACCGGCCGGGTACGAGACCGCGATCACCGAGGGATCGTTGAAATGATATCCGGCCGAGTTGATGACCGAGGTCGGTGCCGTCCAATTCCTCAGGTTCGTGGACGTGGAATGGTAGATGCGATCGTTTCCGTATTGGTCGCGATCGGCGCAGTTCTTCCAACCGCCGCACCACATGTGGAACAGGCCTGGTTGTGCCGCGTCCTGAAGGACCGTGGGGCTGTAGAGCTGGCTACACCCATCCTCTTGCGGGTAGATCACGGCGGTCTCCAGCACCGTATCCTGGCCTGTGATGGCATCGCTCGCCACCGGGAGGAAACACGCCACCCCAATCGCGATCAAAAGTCGTTGGGCTGGGCCGGTTGGCGTTACGAGTTGGTGACCCGATCGGATAGACATGGACCCGAATGCCGAACCGAGAGCTGATGCTCTCTATGACCAGGACTCCCTCACCTGGCGTCTCGCGGCCGGCGCTACAGCTTTCGCTGGAGGACGTCCTTGATCGCGGCGTCCTCGAGCCCGGGCTCCGCGTACATGCGCTTCAGCTTCGCGTCTCGGCTTCGAGTTCCTTCGTCCGCCGAAGCTCCGCGACCGAAGTGCCCGCGGACTTCGAGCGCCACACAGCAGGTCCGCCACTGGGACTCCCGCCGCGGTCGGCGATGCCTCACGGCCACTCGCCCGGACCCGCGGCGGCTCAGCCCACTTGCGCCCGCTGCTCGACGGTCGCGCCGCCGAGGTAGCGCACGATCGGTTCGACCACGGTGCGCCAGTGAAAACGGGGCCGGATGCCGGGGACGTTGGCGGCAATCGCGTGGCGCGCGGCGGGGTCGTTGGCGAGTGCGAGGATGGCATCGCGCATCGGCCCGACCTCGGCGCCGGGCAGCACCACGCCAAGCCGGTGGCGTTCGATCAGCTCGGCCATGTCGTCCCCCGCGTTCACGAGCATCGGCAGCCCGGCCCAGATGTAGTCGAGCACGCGCGTGCGCGCGGAGATCTCGGTCTCGAAATTGGCCGGCTGGCAGTAGACGCCGAGGTCGGCCTCGAGCAGGTAGTCGGCGCGGCGCGCGTAGGGGACCGGGTACTCGTTGAAGATGACACTGCGGCCGAGCGCGTGCAGCTCCTCGGCCAGCTCGCGGGCGCGGCGCGCCATGCGCGAGGGCTCGCCGCCCGGGCGGCGGTAGAAGGAGAAGAAGAGCTTCACCCGCGGATCCTCGCGATGCGCCTCGTGCACGGCGCGGATCAGTGTGAGCGGGTCGAGCCAGTCCCAGATTCCGCCGAACCAGATGAGCACGAAGTCGTCGTGGCCGATCCCGGGCACGCGGCCGCGCAGCACCATCTGGCTCTTGGTCGGCGGCTCTTCCGGGATGCCGAAGCCGACCACGTCGATCAGGCTGCGGAACTCGCGGTCGGCCTCGCCGGGCCCCCGCGTGAGCCGGCCGCAAGCGGTGAGCATGCCGAGCCAGTAGAGCCGCTGGCGCTCGTTGCCGCAGACGAAAAAGCTGGCGCGCAGGAGCGCCTCGCGGATGATCTGCGTCGCGAACTCGTACTCACGCGGTCCGACGTCGAGGTTCTCGACGTGGATCGGTGTCACCATGTCGGCGATGATCGGCTGCCCAGCGCGGTCGAGGTCGGGGTAGCGGTGGAGCACGTCGCC
Coding sequences within:
- a CDS encoding class I SAM-dependent methyltransferase; the encoded protein is MTSRSARHPSLSRGCSMECTAMAEPDRRPPDARAAFFLYLASLQRPKVLELGTKRSIPDRGTSHKEEILRFNPTAVHVGADVEPGLDVDVVVDAHRLTENFPRATFDAFIAASVFEHLRWPWLAALELNRVLKVGGIGFVQSHQSFPIHAYPADYWRFSTEAWGALFCPEMGWRVVSANYDFPCRVVPLVEVAVWNETSPSYLNSSVCVQKTAEVSRGRFRWRVDLDAAVAVGSDPNGMPFPQAPPEPWWYTVYRRLAPLVPRAVRRRGRRWLDQRAARG
- a CDS encoding exo-alpha-sialidase — encoded protein: MASDAITGQDTVLETAVIYPQEDGCSQLYSPTVLQDAAQPGLFHMWCGGWKNCADRDQYGNDRIYHSTSTNLRNWTAPTSVINSAGYHFNDPSVIAVSYPAGSPSARLVYLMYLTGCTTVTDCYTTGHNVTYGATSYDGVTWSTPQLVIGINNGLNNGGAWSPSAVKISESLVYLYFFVNTNDPATDGSVQRATINPQVDFFRATSPIRVVLPYHVNPDVLKTASGYEMLYDSGTPFRINRLKSTDGITFVDDSSFPGINGAPNYRAQTGHAFPVPGSPQQYWLYFGWGTAPVADPIVINGWRWQRP
- a CDS encoding glycosyltransferase; the encoded protein is MNVFDLPFDQYQRYRAVSDLLASADAGPPGLVLEVGGGFESRLSAFLPETEVVIADLEVAPGTTFVRPVRADGCRLPFRDRTFPAAITIDTLEHLPAETRPALLRELRRVTTGPVITACPVSSVESVAAELALGACYRALFATDHRWLAEHLARGLPTAAEIEAVLAGFGGAWRSQWNGYLPEWEPLMFLHLVFDEMPGGAADVAAVRALDALYNERLYPFSNRPPAYRMVWIHVPRAAELPPVRAEEASAPPAEARLAFDAALRAAAEAVKGGRHRERVNADRSRVERLRVETIAERDRLRAEVHRLRAEQERLEIDRRAWISECEYLQRRCSVLTEERAEVDAERDALRAQVGELRWRLGRLWPLDRVADVVAPVVRPLLASVRRRQRRGSNPYGTNVQARLTSSQAAVTKSTPTLTILVSVRDGTREEALQRTRQSIREQSAPPLEAREVRPVPSGLADIKGSHVAFVLPGDRLAPNACAEITRALDEHPDATLVYTDEDEWPPRGQRQNPQLKPAWDPELARAAGYPGSLACYRRDLLARVPSGLSVAEIGYALTLAATEHEERLVIHVPLVLYHGDPANRGRRRIDPGAAAPQALLAAHLEQCGENGRVIPAGPGFRIARPVDPHTCATIVIPYCDGPDLTARCVQSLLSHTRHPSWEIVFVDNRSTDPRAEEVVTGLIRTYPDCVRRLRYPLPYNFSAMNNLAARQARGDVLVLLNNDTEILTDDWLEQLVSLANRPAVGAVGVLLFYPDGRIQHCGVVLGMGSWPGRAHGVAGLLFRGCRPEEADPLLYAYDRRAGAVTAACVAIRRDRYLEAGGLDEALRNDFNDVDLCLKLAARGWHTLYTPHVQATHHESATRSYRALDTREVELMFERWGDRLAADTHVSPHFDRTTLRPPLAMRSSAGSHDARRLVGDSASR